Part of the Tribolium castaneum strain GA2 chromosome 4, icTriCast1.1, whole genome shotgun sequence genome is shown below.
AGAGGAGGAGCAGTAGGAATAAAGTTGCAGCAGTTAACCAGAACGTCGTATTGGCTGATTTCGCCGCTTTCAAGGCAAGCGGTCCTCCCGGTTGGGTGTCCAACACGTTAAActctttaaataattcatCGAGTTTTTCGGTATTTTGGTCAACTAAGCGCAAGACTTCGTCAACTTCGATTATGGAATTATCGCGTCTATCAACCAAGTGTAGGTACAGATCGGTTCGGGTTTTGTCAACGCTACCATCATGATTTGCGTGAACTCGAAATTCGTCAACGTTCACAATAGCTCCGGTCACGTTACCCAAAATTCTAAAATCAATTAAACATCTGTGCTTCAATCGCAAATTGACTTACTCTCGAAACGCCTCAATTTTATTTCGCAATTCGGGAGGTTGCTGTCTTAAGACAAATCGGACTCTTTGGTCGGCCCTAAGCAAATAAATGAAAACCCGAGCCATGTCCTGGAGGCCTCCAGTGTCGTTCACTAGGACCATGAAGTCGAAATAACCCTTCATTCCTTCCTGAGGATCGAAATTCAATTGGACAGCTCCTGTGTCCCGATCCACCAAAAAAGGGTCTCTTTTCAAATCTTCTAAACCTTCAGTCAGGGTCATTTGCACTTTTCCGATCAGGAAATAGGACATTCGGGCGTTGTCGTCCAAGTCGGCATCTTCCGCCTACAACAATTATcaacatattttatttatttcgtatttaatttttgtgctttttacCTTGACTTCCATAAAGGTTGTTCCAAAGCTCGTTGCCGTACTGACTCCACCGGTGAAAACCCTGTGGATGAACTGTGGGGCATTATCATTGACATCCAACACTTTTACTATGACTTTGAGTTGCGTATCATCGGAGGAATCGAAGAAGCTTTCGTTGCGTGGCGGTTTTGTGCAATCTTCTGTTGCTTTGACGAGCAATAAATGTGTGTCTTTTTCTTCTCGATCTAAAGGCCTACTCACCTAAAAACAAAGcgttataattaataatcacAAAAGGGGCGAACTTGCAGTTAAAATGTGTTCAACGGGGTGTAGTTTAAACAATCCATTTTCGTTTCCACCgactataaaataacaaattggTGCGAACGGCCCGTCGAATTCGAGCTCATCTCGATCGACGGTTTGGGGAAGTTTTTGTCTTTCCACTTCGGATGGTTTGTTTTCTACGAAATTGTGCGATGATTATTcaacacatttttgttaactaaTTACCAGTGAAATTGACTGTGAATTCATCACCCATGAACTGGGGTTGGTAGTCGTTGATGTTGCTTACGTAAACTGTCAGATCCAGATCAGAGCTGAGAGACGGCACTCCCAAGTCGTAAGCTTCGATTCTAATCTAAATTACAAACAGCGTCATGTAAAACACGACGTTGGATATGTCGTACACTTACATCGTACACTTTCTGTTTTTTTCGGTCTAAAGGTAGCCGCAGTTCTAGTATTCCTGAGACCGGTTGCAAATTGAAGCTTTTCCAGTGTCCTGCTGGATCAGCTTTGAGCCGATACCGCACAATTCCGTTCGAGCCGACGTCTTCGTCCGTGGCTATAATTTTAACTAGGGCGCTTCCAATCGTTGCATTCTGGACAAAGCAAATTAATGATTGCCAAAACAGGGACATAACTCACTTCTGGCACTCGCAGAGTTGAGTTGTGCGGAGGAGTCACAAACGTGGGAGGATGGTCATTAAAGTCAGTTACACAGATATGGAGAGGTTCTTCAATTAAGTGACTTGGTGTCCCCAAGTCTTGCGCtcttataattaatgtgtagtTTCCGTGTCTGCCTCTCAGTGAAGTGGTAGTTCGTAGCTCGGCCGACCATTCGCTTATTTGCGACAAGGCAAAAAAGTTCTTCTGATTGCCGTCAGATATGTCAATTATGACCTGAATTACGGTGTTGTGAAACATGAAAATGGTCGAATGCGTGTTTACCTGTCCATTTGAAGTATTAGGATCATCGGCATCTGAAGCGTGAAACGTGGTTATGGCTTGTCCTGGTTCATGAAATTCTGTGATATTGACGCAATAAGGTGGAACATGAAGCTGCGGATGGTTATCGTTAACATCTAGAATAGTTACACTGCAAAACGATTAATCTCGGCTCTaacacaatttaaataaaacccaCTTGATATGTTTGAATGCGTTTCTGCTTTCTCCACTGTTGAACCCGTATTGGTAATTATCCCAAGCTTCAATTACGAGCAGGTAACTGTGTTTCTCCTCCCGATCCAATTTATCCGACACTTTCAAAATTCCCGAATCCGCGTCTATGCTGAATTTGCCTTCGGATGAAATCCGGTCTAGTAAATAGGTAATCTTCCCGAACTCTCCAGAATCAGCATCCTTGGCTTCGATTATTGCGACTTGTCTTCCCACGGGAGTGTCTTCGGATATTAGCAGCGATTGTGGTTCGCCCAGAAAAAACGGGTTGTTGTCGTTTTCATCCAAGATTTGAATGAAAATCTCGACTCGGGAAAAGCGCGCCGGAATTCCCGAGTCTGTCGCTTTAATCTGTAAACATCGGGTATGTATCGGTTTTTAcagaaattgcatttttctacCGTCAGATTTAACCAGTCATAAATTTCGTGATCGATTTTATTTGCGACCACCAAATCCCCGGAATTGCTATCCAAATAAATAAGTTCCGTTATTTCGAAACGGCCGTCCAGTGTGTAAGTTATCGTTTTATTCTTGTCGGCGTCCTCGGCCAAGACATTCCCAATCGTTACGCCGTTTTTGCTGTTTTCGGTAATGGAAAACTTGTAATAGGGCTGGCGGAACTTCGGGCTGTTGTCGTTTATGTCCTCGATATTTATCGTAATTGTAGCTAAAATATCACAATTACTTCgactataattaaaaacaaccaaACAAATTTGCGTTGAGTTTCTGATTCGAAATTTTGGTCCCCAAGGATGTCTATAAACTtctgaactttttttttctgtgaagttctttataaaatttggaatttcaaatttaacaaaaaaaagcaaagtGTTTACTCACTGGTTGAAATTTGTGGCCCCGTTTCGGAGGCCGTATCTTCGACCATGAGTCCCATTTGCACCTTTTCGACCATTTCCCGGTCCAGTTGTTGGGCGATTGTCAGGACACCACTCATCGGGTGCAAATGGAACGTTTCAGCGCAATTAAAATCGCTCAGTTTGAGTAAAATTCCTCGTTCATTCTTAGCTTCGCAAAATTTGGGGTTGATGGTATAAACTAATTGGGCAGTTTTGTCCAAGTCTTTGGCTTTTAATTTTGCTATAACACTCCCGACCTTAAAAATTGGTTACGTGagaaatatttgattttgCTGTCGGACATACCGCTGTGTTTTCTCGCATTGTTACGCTTCCCGGTTCGTAAAAAACcggatttttattattaatgtccAATATGGTGACATTAACCGTAACCCCGGCTTGCAATTGATTTTCCCCGGGCGCACCATCCAGAGCCACAACATTTAAAGAGTAATGTAATGTTCTGGGCTGGGTCAAGTCGGGATCGAGTGAAGCTCCTCTCGCCACTGAGATAATTCCGGACTCGGGGgctattataaatttatcagATGCCCCATTCTGTATTCTGTATACGATTCGATTGTTGGGCGAAGAGCCGTCAAAATCCTTGGCTCTGACTTGGAGAATAGAGGTGCCGCCAGAGATGTCTTCCGGGACGGATTTATTGTAGAACGTGTATTCAAAGAGAGGGGCGTGATCGTTTACGTCTTGAACGTAAATGTACAATGGAACATCGCTAAATAAACTAGGAGTGCCCCAATCCCTAGCTCGGACTGTTAAGTGGAGCTGGCGAATGCTGTCCTTCAAGGACCCTTCGAGGGCCTCAAAGTCAATACTTGTCCGCGGTTTGATGATCCCGGTCGAGGGCTCGATCGTGAAATTGTGGCTCAAGTCTCCGAACAGGCTGTATTcaatttcgttgttttttgtACCGTTCAAATCAGCATCGCGAGCTTCGACCTTTAGGGGATTTTCAAAATCAAGCTTATTCTCTAATAAGCGCGCCTCGTAGCGATTTTGAGTGAAAATCGGGGGATTATCGTTAACATCTTCAATATTGATAATAAGCTGAACCGTGATACGATTTCCTTGCCCTAAATCGTCCCTTGCTTCCACTGTTAAGTAGTGCCGCGAGATTTGCTCGCGGTCCCAGTTTGGTCCCCCGGCTGTCTTAACCGAGATAATTCCAGTAGTTGGGTGCAAGTTTAACCTAATTAAAGAATTGTAATAACTCAAAATGAGTAAAATTTTCCAACACTTACATGTGCTGAATGCTGCCGGACAAGTGGGTGTAGCGAATGCCCATGGTGCCAAAAACCCCCGAGTCATCGTCCAGCGCTTGGACCCACGCCACCGTAGCGCCAATATCGCAATTTTCCGGTACAAAAACCtcgtaaacattttttgtgaattCCGGGTAATTGTCATTCCGGTCTAAAATATGGGCGACGACTGGCACCTCGTTAAATTTTGGATTGTGTTTCACTATTTCTTTGGCGACTAGAGTGAAATTGATAGTTTTAATCTTCTCGTAATCTAGAAACGTTGAATTTTTCACTCTGATCATGAAAGTAGCTTCGTTTATTGCTTTGGTGGGTGTTATCTCAAACACATCGCTTGCCCCTTTCACGTATAGTTGGAAAGTACCGTTGATTCCCTAAAATTGATCAGTTGGTGAGGAACTAAGGCTTTTTTGAATAAACCTGGTCGTGGTCGTAGACTTCAGGCATGGCGGAGCCGAGGAAGGTCAATGGTGTGTTGACTGGTGCATTTTCCGCTATTTCGCATTCATAATAACCGCTCCTAAATTTGGGCGTTTCGTCATTGATATCCGTGATAATTACTGTGACTTCGGTTGTAACACTTGGTGGAGGTTTGATTTTACCGCCGTATTCAGTCGCCTACAATTTGCAAGATTGCTTTGTTGtctaaattatcaaaaaaaatggtACCGTTATTTGGAGGATGTAAGTACCGGAACTTAGAGAAAGAGATTCTCGGTCTAAGGTTTTGGCAGTGAGGAGCGTTCCGGTGGTTTCTTCTAAACTAAACACATCTGTGATTCTGTCAATACTATTAGACGACAGTGAATATAGAATCGGATTGTTAACACCACGGTCTCCGTCAATAGCAGTGACTGAAAACGGTTTTGCAATTGATTGATTTAGGCCGAAGAAATTATACCTTGAAGGACTGAAGTCCCAATTGGCGCATTTTCAGCGATTCGCGCCACTGAAGTGACTCTAACAAATTCAGGCGGTTGGTCTTCCACATCTTCAACTTTTACTAAAAGAGCGGCAGTTCCGGTGTTAACTCTTCCTTGTTTTGCGCGGTCAACTGCCAAGACTTTTAACTGGTGCAAAGTTTGTTTCTCGTAGTCTAAAGAACCTGGTAATTGGTGTTAGAACCTTTTGACGGATTTTTTTGGGTGAATTTACCTACTAAGCGCACGATTGCTTTCCCCCCGGCCGTACTAACACTAAATAAAGACTCTTTTGTATCAACTTCTTGCAGCTGATAAACAACTTGACCGTAAGCACCTTCATCTAAATCAGTGGCTTCCAAAGTCGCGATAACCCCCGGTGCTGCATCCTCTCTTAAAGTAATCGATGATTGATGACTTGTGAATATCGGTGTATTGTCGTTGACATCTTCGACTAGTAATAAAAGACTTTGAGTGACGTAATTGCCATGTCCCAACCGACCGTCAGTTAGAGTTAACACTAATGGATATTCATCGCGTGTCTGAAATATTTGGCcgaataaattacaatttcgtttgcaatttttcgaattttactTCTCTGTCTAGTTCTTTATTGAGGTAGACGTCTGCTTCGGTTGGCGATATATTTTCAACACGGATAACATCACTTCCTGATTGAGATCTGACTCCAAAACTAAGGGGGTCACCATCAGGATCGGTTCCACGCAGTTTATAAATTAAGGTACCTATAATTATTTGCGTGCTAGTATTAATCACAAAGGTCAAgtacttttttcaaatgacCGACAAACAATCATAACACCACTCGTGAAAGTtaccaaattaaatttctaaaagATGGACGAGGCTCGCTTAAAAGTGTAAGCAAATTTGAGTTATGAAGTGTCGTGCTTATTAGTTTCTCGTTAGGAAGTAACATTGACCCTGTCGGAAAAAACGAGTTTTCTAAATGATTTCATATTTTGATAGTGGCGAAAACCGTTCACATGTTTGAATATTTAACTTGCGAGTGATTTGGATTTAATTAGGCggtttctaattaaaattgtaacatTCACTGAAATGACAACTTTTTTGGATTTCGctttcacaaaaatatttatgtacGAACTTTATGCAAATCGAAAATGCCTAATTACGTGTTATTAAGTGTAGTTAACAAGTCCACAAGAAGttgttttgcttaaattttctatttttttttccacgAATCGAAACTTTTACAAATACTTTTGTGTTTCTATTTTATCTTTTACCTACatgtttgagaaaaaaaaacgcagaaataaaaaaataaatatataggGGTCTTTCATCTATTTAACTACGCAAGGAATTTAATATTTGAAGCTGCCCTAATAGTATGTATCTAAGTTTTTTGAGTTTACAGTTTAGCGGaatttaatgaattaaaaggtacaatattttttcaaagaatatgcaaaattttgtagttattttttttatttaaattttatttaattttatttaatttaaattacgaaTTTAGAGTGTGCAGTGTTGCggttattatttgtttattttctataAATCAAGAATTATGTAATGCAAAGCACTcggttaaacaatttattcaaaaatttgcatgTAATAATGAGAGTGTGCAGCTATTTCCGCATTAATTGTTTACGGTATGacccgaaaatatttaatacatTACTGAAATTGAAAGGAGTTTGTCTTGTAGTtttatgaattaattttatcatAATTAGCAATTAATATCAAGTTCTCATTTAAGACTAACCGATAAATCGATTGATATTAACTGCGAGTAAGTTGTaaacaagaaatttaattGTAGAATTTAAATGGTTATTTTTGAGATTTAGTAAAACCttgtttgcacaaaaaaattgtgtgatgagaatttatttaattgaaaaataagatCTGAGGTAAGCAAGGAAATGTGAAAGGCAAGCCTTAATTGCCTAAACAAtacaaataatcaaaaaagttttaagttATACAGCAGCCTAATTATAATTGCTTAATATAACGAAGTTTAacttttattagtttatttgtTATTCAAGAAGCTTTCGCATGTTCTTGGccataaaattgaataaccgCTTCTACATAATAGTTAAATAAACCGGCGAGAAACTGTTTTGAGTGTTCTGGTTCATAGAAAATTACTCACCTACTGGCGTTTCTTTGCCTTCTTTCAGTCTTAGAACAATTTCGGTTTGGCCGTTAATTAAGAACCTAGGTGGTCTATTACATTGCACTGAATTTATAACACACACAACAATCacacacacaaataaaagatttgtttgTTTGAACCGCACTTTGACAAAGTGTCCACTAAATGTCCTCACATATTTATTCGTCTTCTGATCCATGATGGTGATGTGCGCTATTTTTCTTCCTTAGCCCACATTTGCGATGCATAAATCCTGTGTTTGTTGCACGACTTGGCGTGCGTCTTCTTCATGGTTAAGGCTCTTCTCTATGACTGattttcagcttatttttaCGGGTACACTTTCACTGAAACAAACGACGGATTATACAGCATCATGGGCGTTTCAATGGGGCATGCGATGCTTAATTGCGGTTCTCACACGACAGCTTTTCTATTTCAGTTTTATCGTGAATATTTTACTCGAAGAATTAATTACGTTGATTTATGGATAGGGGAACCAGCTTTGTGGATTTCACTTCACTAATTGTAAAAACACAAGTAGGCAAATTTATAGGACGTTACACGTTCCTAATGATGTTTTTTTCGagcatatttttaattaaaaatgaaagaaatgtTTCAAAGTTGAGACGTTTATATGTTAATTAGTCGCCGGGATATGAATGTCGTGTGAATATTGCAATTCTGCGACAGAtttctgatttattttaatttttttctaataaatgacCTGAAAACCAGGTAAATGAAAGTCGACAATGGAGAACGCGTACAAACAAAACTTGGCAGATGTCATTAATTTGATTGTTGACATGTAACGGCTTCTTTTAGCTATATCTTGTCTTTTATCTTCGTCATGGTGCTTGCAGAACTCCTGGAGTGCATCGAGTCGTATTGCTCGTCGGACATTGACCACCAAAGGTGGAAATGTTGACCAGACATAGGCAAAATATCacggttttttgcaaaattgcatATGTATCTGTACCACGAATTTCCCACGGTTTTAGGCTGTGGAAGTATAAAAGTTACATAATCGGATAACTTTATTTGTAGTGATGGTAACAATGCTAATGAAGCACCACTGCATGCTTCCTTTATTGTGCAAGGGagcgaatttaattaaattgtgttATCGTGGGtctttcttatatttttcaagtaaataaaaataccttCATGTAAGGGTATCAAGTACTTAGAATTGTAAGCTTATGGTTCATTATTTGGGTTATCGCTTGATGATTCCGTGGTATTTTAACGGCAAAGGTTGTTTGGAATCTTCAAAACCGTAACAATAATTGTCTTTAACTTTTGATTAAATTCAATTAACGGTCGTGGTGCCACTTTCGAACAAATTTTGTGTTCCTATTCTAGTACGTCTTCGTTTGATTTCAGCGGAAATTTCAGTAGTGGGTTTTAgtttaaactcgaaaactgtAAAATACGTAAAGTTCTAGTTTTCGATcctgtttattaattttttgcaaaatttatatctgactgaaaattttttggaactCCTCGGGATTTCAAGCCCGGATGTCGGATGTCATCTTTAAACTTAATACTACATAGTATTTTAAATTGCAGTAGTTGTGCATATTTGAGTAACTAGTGCAGAAATTATGGGAGAAATTTCCGTGATTTTATCATCTAAGAGTAGTGCGGTTCCCTAAGATGTGAGCTAATTTGGACGCCCGGCACTCCATTTGATTGATTTTTCCCTTAATTAATACCTCGTTCGGtgattgaattattttcagcCGTGCAACTTTCTTCGCTGACAGCCGGGCTAATGTTTCAGATTCTAATGAGTATCAGAGATAAATCAATCAATTAAATAGCTGCCAGGTCTGgaattaaaacacttttctTGTATCGAGATCGTGGCAGATAGAAGCTCTCAGCATGTGCAAGAGGCGAGATGAATGGTCTGAAAATTACACGCTTTGGTTTTCTGCAATTATCAATTTCCCGCATTGGAGATGAACGCACGAGTAGCACAATGGACAAATTGCTCGCGAGGTTTTCTCTGATTTTTTCTGTGACGAATGCGAGATCATCGCAAATTACTGTAATTTGGGCGTTTGCACAGTCCGGTGAAACTCCGAACATCACGAATTGTTTCGGCAAGTTTCTCTTTATAAGATCTTATCATTAGGGACGCATGCGAGCTGAGAAAAATCTATTTGTGTAGAAAAACCAATCGGTAGATTAATTATCTTTGGGAGGCTGGGAATTGGCTATCCATACGCCACTCATGAAGAGAAACTTGTTGagtaaaagtttaattaattagcgtTTCGGTTCCTAATCGAATGATCGCAAGTTTCGTTCAAAAATCGGAGTTTACAACACGACAGATGTGGGTCACTTGTAAATTATCCCATCCGGTGTGTCTTACATTTTATTATGCATTTAGCGTTGCGTAAGAAACGAAGATCAAAGATAAGCCGGATGATAATTAAGCGCGCATTAGTTAAATTTGGTGGCCTATTGTTGTCATTCTCTAAAGAAATAAATGGCCTTACACCGGAACTGAAATGAACCTGAACTAGTTATTTATGATGCTGGAATCCAGCCCAAGCCGTTAGTCTCTTAATCGACATCTTATTATTTCCAGTCTGGCTCCGACTATACACATATCCTAAATCAGTAATGTACTATTAATTATGAGAAATAAATTTCTCCGACCATCCTGTCTTTAATCGCACCTAAGGGAAATGGGAAAAGTAGGTGCGTTGTTTAGCAAAAATGAGATTTTCGCATGATGAAGAGCACCAAAATAATTTGCATGTGGTCAATGTCAGTTGTTGTACGGTTGTCATTGGCCTAATAATTTGGCTTTTGTGCATCATATTTCAAAATATGTACTTACTCATCAAAATAACACGTTTGTACTACAATGCTTCACGAATTCATACGCACATGAAAGTAAGTTTATCATGTTTCacaaaaatatgattttcaGAATGTGAGCCTTTCACTATTTTCCTTTTCCTTCCCAGTTATTTTCTTACATTCCTGTGTGAGATATTGATTATACCGACGCACTGAAACGTgtacttaaatattttaatgatttatgaTCATTGCCGATTAATTCATAAAGGTGTGTACAGGAGAACTTGTTTCTAAAAATGCCaatcactcattttatttgatttttcaaatggtATTTCTCGTAGCGATTTACGGAAGAAGAATAAAGTAAGCATTCATCCAAAAAGTCATTTCGGTTTTAATCAAATGAAAACAGCAAATGcttttattgacttttttaaTCGGAAGAAAACGAAACTAATCAATGACAGAATGACAAGGCAACCGCTACATTACGCTAAAGTTAACAAAAGTCTTAACTGTTTTGGTCTTTTAGTTTCTATTATTGACAAGGTAATTCGTTTTTGTTGTAATGCAACTTTCTttgcagaaataaaaaataaactcgaaGAAATTATTTCAGTGACAGTGTCATTTTCAATTACTAGTGTGTTTATGCTATCACAGAGGTTCTTTGGCACTATAAAAATTCCAAAGTAGATTATGAAGcagtaattttccaaaatttcaaattcatagcaacaatttggTGCTATATTATCACCTTCTTCTCATTTCCAACTTCATGTACTCACTTACTTTAGACTGAAAAAGCccatttacaaataaaaaaacttaattttttttccgtaattttttttaactgttagTAATAGTAGTAATTTCTTGATTTAAAAAGATGAGGTAGGAAGATGAAAGCAAAGGAATTAATAAACGAGGGCTTTTTTCTGTTGAAAGCTTCTCATTcacaatgtaaaataaaatgaaattgataaACTTTCCGGTACGCATTTGACAGTTTGACGGCTGTGTTAAGTCCAAGTGTGGCTGTTGTAGCCCGGAGTTTACATGGTAAGCTACGGACATCACGATTCACGTCTTATTCCATTATGTTGGATGTGCATATTGGTGTTCATTTAATAGCATGCAATCATCTACACCCACATTCGCATTATCTACCAtcagataaataaaaagcgAAAATTTCTCGAAGCATCAATCATCTTAATAGAAAGTCACGAAAAAATGCCAATTTGGTGACTGAAGTGAGCACAAATGTGGAATCTTCGATGATTTgcataaaagtgtttttgaaTTCGCAGCCTCCAGCATAATCAATCACCCTACACTCTAATTACTTTTACAATTACTGTATTATTTCACGAGATTATCGTAGCAGCTTTCCAATAAGCGGAAATGTGTGATGAATTAACCCAGCGTTACTGGCAAGACCCTAATTTATGAGCAGCCACAAGCACGTGCTTATAGTTTTTATCCTTTGATACTATCGTGTCGGAATTCGTCCGAAACTTGTAGGCGTGGGCATTAATCACAACATCCTGTACGAATTTGTCATTAATtaccagaaaaaaaatttccgGCCCCTTGCTAAACCACCGttagatttttcaaattcaagaCGTCAACCAAGCTTTACTTTACATTCTTCGCTGACTGACGCAAGTGAAGCCTGCCAGAGTTGTTACAATGCATCTGCAATATCCTTATTACTGCGTGATGAAACCCGCTACAATTTCGTGCACGTCTTAATGGTGTAATGAACCAGACTTGACACCTCTTGCATGTTTTATTCCGCAATCACGTTGCGAAGAACTTGATGTTTTGGCATCCTGTTGTGGAACTAGTTCAGCGGGGACTTTCAGGAGTCATTGTCTTGTTTATGGCGGTTTTAATCACCTTGATATGTTACTTTGTCAATTTTTGGCCCGAGTTAAGGCACAAATTTTCACATGAAAGACAGGAAATTTATGCTAGTGAGACTCGTGCTGGGTGTCCACACAAAGCACAGTTGGGTGGTTTTAGGAAGCAAATGACCGGCgacaaaaattatacagggattttttagtaataattttcGTGCTTCCATCAAACTCATTACTAATTCCACCCAGCAAGCAGGAACTTAATTGGTCATTGTTTAtgatacaataataatagctATCCACTTTCCAAAGTAAAACTCCTGGCAATTACGAATAAAATTTCGTGAGATCGCCTTTTATTAACACCAATAAGGGAATTGGTTCAGAGTTCAGAGCATGTGAACAGAACTTTTCCCCCCGTATTACGTTTGATCGATTTGCTTTCCATTCGTCTTCGTAATTGGGCGTAAAGTGTGAAGGAACCACCGTACGTGAATTTCCACAATTGCACGTGCTTATTCATATGTGTACCTTTTTGTTATTATCTATGACAGTGACTGCGTCCGAGGTCATTGGCAACGATGTATGCAGGGGTGATTTACCGGACGCAGGTGTATGGTCGAGGAAATGAAGTCACGATAGCACAAAATTACGGAAATTGGTGATGGGGTCTGCTGGTGTCGAATTTATCCAAGATATGGGGAAAATCCTTTGTTTTGCGAACACTTTTCTTGAATATTCAAACGGGCGCTGAAGCGCTCAGTGAAAAAAGTTCAAGTGAATGTAATGAGATAACGTTAACATTTTGCCGTTTAATTACAGCTGCGTGCAACAATTGCTTTATACAGCCTtactttgatttaattaatttatgaagAAAGGAAGAAGGAAGTGTGTCTCATGAAGCGATTATCGTTTTTTCTGTTACTGATGATTTTCTGATTACGTTTCTTATGATTTTGTTGCATTTCACTGTGAAAATCCTTGAAGCGATGTTCTACATAGagataataaatcaaaaagatGAAATTATCTCAAGTGTAAGTGTATAGTAAGAAAACGCTCTCAATTCAGTGAAATTAAAACTCACAAGTTCCACTTATTGAAATTCTTCGTAAGCTACATGTGTATTAATCGGAGAAATTATTCCCAGTTGAGGATCAAATTTCGAATGAAATATTGCTTACAATGTGTGGAATTAATTGGGTGCAAGTTATAATccattaaaaatgaattaatcgCTCGCGTCCTTTGTGAAGACGTCTTTTACTGTTATTTTACACTCTATTTGacagaattaattaataacaaaattctgTGGAAGCACCCAATTATGGATCGCTTTTGGAACATTGTGTCACTCcaaaccaataaaaatttctaaggAATGCCG
Proteins encoded:
- the Cad88C gene encoding cadherin-23 isoform X2 → MDQKTNKYVRTFSGHFVKVRFKQTNLLFVCVIVVCVINSVQCNRPPRFLINGQTEIVLRLKEGKETPVGTLIYKLRGTDPDGDPLSFGVRSQSGSDVIRVENISPTEADVYLNKELDRETRDEYPLVLTLTDGRLGHGNYVTQSLLLLVEDVNDNTPIFTSHQSSITLREDAAPGVIATLEATDLDEGAYGQVVYQLQEVDTKESLFSVSTAGGKAIVRLVGSLDYEKQTLHQLKVLAVDRAKQGRVNTGTAALLVKVEDVEDQPPEFVRVTSVARIAENAPIGTSVLQVTAIDGDRGVNNPILYSLSSNSIDRITDVFSLEETTGTLLTAKTLDRESLSLSSGTYILQITATEYGGKIKPPPSVTTEVTVIITDINDETPKFRSGYYECEIAENAPVNTPLTFLGSAMPEVYDHDQGINGTFQLYVKGASDVFEITPTKAINEATFMIRVKNSTFLDYEKIKTINFTLVAKEIVKHNPKFNEVPVVAHILDRNDNYPEFTKNVYEVFVPENCDIGATVAWVQALDDDSGVFGTMGIRYTHLSGSIQHMLNLHPTTGIISVKTAGGPNWDREQISRHYLTVEARDDLGQGNRITVQLIINIEDVNDNPPIFTQNRYEARLLENKLDFENPLKVEARDADLNGTKNNEIEYSLFGDLSHNFTIEPSTGIIKPRTSIDFEALEGSLKDSIRQLHLTVRARDWGTPSLFSDVPLYIYVQDVNDHAPLFEYTFYNKSVPEDISGGTSILQVRAKDFDGSSPNNRIVYRIQNGASDKFIIAPESGIISVARGASLDPDLTQPRTLHYSLNVVALDGAPGENQLQAGVTVNVTILDINNKNPVFYEPGSVTMRENTAVGSVIAKLKAKDLDKTAQLVYTINPKFCEAKNERGILLKLSDFNCAETFHLHPMSGVLTIAQQLDREMVEKVQMGLMVEDTASETGPQISTTTITINIEDINDNSPKFRQPYYKFSITENSKNGVTIGNVLAEDADKNKTITYTLDGRFEITELIYLDSNSGDLVVANKIDHEIYDWLNLTIKATDSGIPARFSRVEIFIQILDENDNNPFFLGEPQSLLISEDTPVGRQVAIIEAKDADSGEFGKITYLLDRISSEGKFSIDADSGILKVSDKLDREEKHSYLLVIEAWDNYQYGFNSGESRNAFKHINVTILDVNDNHPQLHVPPYCVNITEFHEPGQAITTFHASDADDPNTSNGQVNTHSTIFMFHNTVIQVIIDISDGNQKNFFALSQISEWSAELRTTTSLRGRHGNYTLIIRAQDLGTPSHLIEEPLHICVTDFNDHPPTFVTPPHNSTLRVPENATIGSALVKIIATDEDVGSNGIVRYRLKADPAGHWKSFNLQPVSGILELRLPLDRKKQKVYDIRIEAYDLGVPSLSSDLDLTVYVSNINDYQPQFMGDEFTVNFTENKPSEVERQKLPQTVDRDELEFDGPFAPICYFIVGGNENGLFKLHPVEHILTVSRPLDREEKDTHLLLVKATEDCTKPPRNESFFDSSDDTQLKVIVKVLDVNDNAPQFIHRVFTGGVSTATSFGTTFMEVKAEDADLDDNARMSYFLIGKVQMTLTEGLEDLKRDPFLVDRDTGAVQLNFDPQEGMKGYFDFMVLVNDTGGLQDMARVFIYLLRADQRVRFVLRQQPPELRNKIEAFREILGNVTGAIVNVDEFRVHANHDGSVDKTRTDLYLHLVDRRDNSIIEVDEVLRLVDQNTEKLDELFKEFNVLDTQPGGPLALKAAKSANTTFWLTAATLFLLLLLLLCLALCINQRQTYHRKLKAATATAYDSDIDGRGLSALSGRVPNTNKHSMEGSNPIWMQAYENEWYKNADEFSQNSEHDSLDENVVSCGDLPQCNNLQHTNGHIRAQNVYQTLPPALPRRKLETTEL